The following coding sequences lie in one Lolium perenne isolate Kyuss_39 chromosome 2, Kyuss_2.0, whole genome shotgun sequence genomic window:
- the LOC127336164 gene encoding probable LRR receptor-like serine/threonine-protein kinase At1g56130: MGLCPSWSSCLRHGSVLFLLLLLSVMCSSRTAAAQAQLQPQTDPTEAAAVNAIMAKLGLKTQSSWNISGNPCSGVATDDTLLDDNPNFNPGIKCDCTDQNGTLCHVTRLKINGLDAAGPIPEELRNLTRLTKLDFRKNSLTGPLPAFIGELTDLMHITVGTNALSGPIPKELGNLTNLQSLALGSNHFNGSLPDELGKLTKLQEMYIDSNDFSGPLPATLSQLKILSSLWASDNNFTGQFPDFLGTLTNMNHLRLQGNSFQGPIPKSLSNLTQLMSLRIGDIVNGSSSIAFIGNMTSLDDLVLRNCKISDTLASVEFSKFVKLTSLDLSFNNITGQIPLSIFNLTSLKFIFLGNNSLSGSLPATKTQQLTSLDFSYNHLSGSFPSWVTQKNQQLNLVANDFVIDSSNDSVLPWGLNCLQRNTPCFLGSPQSSSLAVDCGGSKTISGSEGLIYQADNANLGAASYSVGGAPIWGISSSGRFTTLSNGSSIIYSSHQFDNTQDSGMFQTARTSSSSLRYYGIGLENGNYTVTLEFGEIDSPDPEAWKRRGRRVFDIYLQGERKEQNFDIRKTAGGKSHIAVRKQYIVPVVKNFLEIHLFWAGKGTCCIPIQGYYGPAISALSATPNFTPTVRNAAAKKKGSKTGVIAGVIVGVAVLGLLAFAGIFVWRQKRRKLSLEQEELYNIVGRPNVLSYGELRLATENFSSNNLLGQGGYGSVYKGKLTDGRFVAVKQLSETSHQGKKEFATEIETISRVQHRNLVKLYGCCLEGNKPLLVYEYLENGSLDHALFGKGRANLDWPTRFEICLGIARGLAYLHEESSIRVVHRDIKASNILLDANLNPKISDFGLAKLYDERETHVSTKVAGTFGYLAPEYAMRGHVTEKVDVFAFGVVVLETLAGRPNYYTTEDQNKIYIFEWVWELCEDNHPLHMLDPRLEEFDGEEVLRAIKVALLCTQGSPHQRPSMSRVVAMLTGDVEAPDNVAKPSYITEWQIKGGDDTSFMSSEVNGQSSLGLTTDSAHSSFLGR; the protein is encoded by the exons ATGGGTCTATGTCCAAGCTGGAGTTCGTGCTTACGCCATGGCTCCGTGCTCTTCTTGCTGCTACTCCTATCAGTTATGTGTTCTTCTCGGACGGCGGCTGCTCAGGCTCAGCTGCAGCCGCAGACCGACCCAACCGAAG CGGCGGCGGTGAACGCGATAATGGCGAAGCTAGGGCTGAAGACGCAGTCGTCGTGGAACATAAGCGGCAACCCCTGCAGCGGCGTGGCCACGGACGACACACTGCTGGACGACAACCCAAACTTCAACCCGGGCATCAAGTGTGACTGCACCGATCAGAACGGCACGCTCTGCCACGTTACCAGACT GAAGATAAACGGGCTGGACGCCGCTGGCCCGATCCCGGAAGAGTTGCGGAACCTCACTCGCCTCACCAAACT GGACTTCAGGAAAAATAGCTTGACTGGCCCATTGCCAGCTTTCATCGGCGAATTGACTGATCTGATGCACAT AACCGTGGGCACCAATGCATTATCTGGACCTATCCCAAAGGAGCTTGGGAATCTTACAAATCTCCAATCACT TGCATTGGGCTCAAATCATTTTAATGGATCACTTCCAGATGAGTTGGGAAAATTGACAAAACTTCAGGAGAT GTACATTGATAGCAATGACTTCAGTGGTCCCCTACCAGCGACATTGTCCCAGCTTAAGATCCTGTCTAGCCT GTGGGCATCCGACAATAATTTCACCGGGCAGTTCCCCGATTTTCTTGGAACCTTGACCAACATGAACCATCT GAGGCTCCAGGGGAACTCTTTTCAAGGACCGATTCCCAAAAGTCTTTCTAATCTTACACAGTTGATGAGCCT GAGAATAGGCGACATAGTAAATGGAAGCTCTTCAATTGCGTTCATAGGAAACATGACATCTTTGGATGATCT AGTATTGAGGAACTGCAAGATATCAGACACACTTGCGTCAGTAGAATTCTCCAAATTTGTGAAATTAACTTCACT GGATTTGAGTTTTAATAATATCACTGGCCAAATACCTCTATCAATCTTTAATCTTACTTCACTTAAGTTTAT ATTTCTTGGGAATAATAGCCTTTCAGGATCTCTACCAGCTACAAAAACTCAACAACTTACCAGTTT AGATTTTTCATACAACCATCTCTCAGGAAGCTTTCCTTCTTGGGTTACCCAGAAAAACCAGCAATT GAATTTGGTGGCAAACGACTTTGTGATCGATAGCTCCAACGACAG TGTTTTACCATGGGGCTTGAATTGTCTTCAGCGAAATACCCCATGTTTTCTCGGATCTCCACAGT CTTCCTCCTTAGCGGTAGACTGTGGTGGTAGTAAAACCATATCAGGATCAGAAGGTTTGATATATCAGGCTGATAATGCAAATCTTGGTGCCGCATCCTATTCTGTTGGGGGCGCACCCATATGGGGTATTAGCAGCAGTGGAAGATTCACGACCCTATCCAACGGAAGTTCCATAATCTACAGTTCACACCAGTTTGATAACACTCAAGATTCTGGGATGTTCCAAACTGCAAGAACCTCATCATCATCTTTGAGATATTATGGCATTGGACTCGAGAATGGAAACTACACAGTGACACTTGAGTTTGGAGAGATTGACTCGCCTGATCCAGAGGCTTGGAAAAGAAGAGGGAGGAGAGTTTTTGATATCTATCTCCag GGCGAGCGCAAGGAGCAGAACTTCGACATAAGAAAGACAGCGGGAGGGAAATCTCACATTGCTGTAAGGAAGCAGTATATTGTTCCTGTGGTAAAAAACTTCCTTGAGATTCATCTCTTCTGGGCTGGCAAGGGTACTTGCTGCATTCCTATTCAAGGCTACTATGggcctgcaatatcggctttgagcgcaactccaa ATTTCACCCCTACAGTGCGTAATGCTGCGGCTAAGAAGAAAGGTAGTAAAACAGGTGTGATTGCGGGAGTTATAGTTGGTGTGGCAGTTTTAGGGTTGTTGGCATTTGCTGGAATCTTCGTGTGGAGACAGAAAAGGAGAAAACTATCATTGGAGCAAGAAG AGTTATACAATATTGTGGGAAGACCTAATGTCCTCAGTTATGGGGAACTGAGGTTAGCTACTGAAAATTTCAGTTCTAATAACCTTCTTGGTCAAGGAGGATATGGGTCGGTCTATAAG GGAAAGTTGACCGATGGCAGGTTTGTGGCAGTAAAGCAGCTGTCTGAAACATCTCATCAGGGGAAAAAGGAATTCGCGACGGAAATAGAAACCATCTCTCGGGTGCAACACCGTAATCTCGTGAAGTTGTATGGTTGCTGCCTTGAGGGCAATAAGCCATTGCTGGTTTATGAGTACCTGGAGAATGGAAGCCTAGATCATGCTCTGTTTG GAAAAGGGAGAGCAAACCTAGACTGGCCAACACGTTTTGAGATATGCTTAGGCATTGCAAGAGGTCTGGCCTATCTTCATGAAGAATCTAGCATCCGTGTGGTGCACAGGGATATAAAGGCCAGCAATATCTTACTTGATGCCAATCTCAATCCTAAGATCTCAGATTTTGGTCTCGCCAAACTTTATGATGAACGGGAGACACATGTCAGCACGAAAGTTGCTGGTACATT tggttatcttgcaccTGAGTATGCCATGAGAGGCCATGTGACAGAGAAGGTTGATGTGTTTGCATTTGGCGTCGTTGTACTGGAGACTTTAGCTGGAAGACCAAACTATTACACTACTGAGGATCAAAACAAGATTTATATTTTCGAATGG GTCTGGGAACTATGCGAGGACAACCACCCTCTCCACATGCTAGACCCAAGGCTCGAAGAATTCGACGGTGAGGAGGTGCTCAGGGCCATCAAGGTGGCACTTCTGTGCACCCAGGGCTCGCCCCACCAGCGGCCGTCCATGTCGAGGGTGGTGGCCATGCTGACGGGCGACGTTGAGGCGCCAGACAATGTGGCCAAGCCTAGCTACATCACCGAGTGGCAGATCAAGGGCGGCGACGACACCAGCTTCATGAGCTCCGAGGTCAACGGGCAGTCGAGCTTGGGCCTGACGACCGACTCAGCGCACTCGTCGTTCCTGGGCCGTTGA